The Methanobrevibacter sp. genome includes a region encoding these proteins:
- a CDS encoding LlaJI family restriction endonuclease codes for MTSNNTLRDRINVVKHDSENRFVGLKANGGDALVYFPIGYRLSETDEEIRRDILKLFDILNEFKDKKEGSITEKKYEESHDVEFPINAYLEIIRYYLENGYYTEVEPVYKTREKGKIDWSRTIKQQKPLLSLNRNNCTYSPIYTLFTVKQSTPNENNEITRIHQHCVRISFERVGWIFTSFMPPKAGGPFDDKRFLSILRTKLANTNNDNKKRLFQSMIDIIESIDEDEHGNKFHFGTNSFENVWEGLIDKAFGTEEKIEYYPKACWILSDGERSQPSHPLQPDSIMCANDSEDNYCYFVLDAKYYQYGDSNNKKDLPQNADINKQITYAENIEINKKINPNNIYNAFLIPFNNENEEKFPSDKPFFNIGAAVSEWKKNEKNYEYIQGILVDTKFLMDSYRSKSTENKMKLANTIECACKENRDRLRNSN; via the coding sequence ATGACCAGCAATAATACTTTGAGAGATAGAATTAATGTTGTTAAACATGATAGTGAAAATCGTTTTGTTGGGCTCAAGGCGAATGGTGGAGATGCACTGGTTTATTTTCCAATAGGTTATAGGCTTTCCGAAACAGATGAAGAAATTCGTAGGGACATACTTAAATTATTTGATATTTTAAATGAATTTAAAGACAAAAAGGAAGGTTCCATTACGGAAAAAAAGTATGAAGAAAGCCATGATGTAGAATTCCCTATAAATGCTTACCTTGAAATAATTCGTTATTATTTGGAAAATGGTTATTATACTGAAGTAGAACCAGTTTACAAAACTAGGGAAAAAGGAAAAATTGATTGGTCAAGAACTATAAAACAACAAAAGCCTTTATTGTCATTAAATAGAAATAATTGTACCTATTCTCCAATTTATACATTGTTCACAGTAAAACAATCTACTCCAAATGAAAATAATGAAATTACAAGAATTCATCAGCATTGTGTCCGTATAAGTTTTGAAAGGGTGGGATGGATTTTTACTTCATTCATGCCTCCAAAAGCAGGAGGGCCATTTGATGATAAAAGATTTTTGTCAATTCTTAGAACCAAATTAGCTAATACTAATAATGATAATAAAAAAAGATTATTTCAATCAATGATAGATATTATTGAGTCGATAGATGAAGATGAACATGGAAATAAGTTCCATTTTGGAACTAACTCATTTGAAAATGTTTGGGAAGGATTGATTGATAAAGCTTTTGGAACCGAGGAAAAAATAGAGTATTATCCTAAGGCATGTTGGATATTATCTGATGGGGAAAGAAGTCAACCATCACACCCTCTTCAACCAGATTCTATTATGTGTGCAAATGATAGTGAAGATAATTATTGTTACTTCGTTCTTGATGCTAAATATTATCAATATGGTGATTCAAATAATAAAAAAGATTTGCCACAGAATGCTGATATAAACAAACAGATTACATATGCTGAGAATATAGAAATAAATAAAAAAATTAACCCAAATAATATATACAATGCATTCTTAATTCCTTTTAATAATGAAAATGAAGAAAAGTTTCCATCAGATAAACCATTTTTTAATATCGGTGCAGCTGTGTCAGAGTGGAAAAAAAATGAAAAGAATTACGAATACATTCAAGGAATTTTAGTAGACACTAAATTTTTAATGGATTCTTATAGAAGTAAATCAACAGAAAATAAAATGAAATTAGCTAATACTATTGAATGTGCCTGTAAAGAAAATAGGGATAGGCTTCGAAATAGTAATTAA
- a CDS encoding DUF3578 domain-containing protein — translation MESEENLVKLIDLVRTKYNGKKIEDARYKATGDERYAYTNEKYLESKEWGKTITKKIPGIIKNIIGDGYNTTGKYGHGKNWTDICYIPIFDVEITTNASKGFYPVFLFKPDKTGVFFSLAIGTGNFTSSSKLSPNDINTLEYLTNVFKTIFLYYYQSRNDLNFNLDNFDDVVDFNGEYNHSEEYEAGTIFAKEYTAEELSSNEISEEDLNNDIFEMMAMYNFAKEYKIFDRVLEVYDHFHPLDLAQREPNGENILLYGVPGSGKSYAIEQDYCDDDSRMERVIFHPDYTYGDFIGQILPIVSDGNVTYDFVPGPFTSILEKAFKNPNESFYLIIEELNRGNAPAIFGDVFQLLDRMESYKDGFKKGTSEYAITNSNIAYKVYDNKNHKVRIPSNLNIIATMNTSDQNVFTLDTAFQRRWKMRLIENDLDDKEFAIQILNTNKKWNEFCKGINKFIIEINSTTLSSEDKRLGAYFVRKDDLLFDNAVNDENATETQKEDAQLQNNKFAEKVLKYLWDDAFKFDRDKIFDKEEVELFTLEYFVEKFSAPKNEDRFSIFTNEARSYIGLAEKSNQEQEHDQQ, via the coding sequence ATGGAGTCTGAAGAAAATTTAGTTAAATTAATAGATCTTGTTAGAACAAAGTACAATGGTAAAAAAATAGAAGATGCACGATATAAAGCTACTGGAGATGAGAGATATGCTTATACTAATGAAAAATATTTGGAGTCTAAAGAGTGGGGTAAAACCATTACTAAAAAAATTCCCGGAATAATAAAAAATATTATAGGAGATGGCTATAATACTACAGGGAAGTATGGGCATGGTAAAAACTGGACGGATATTTGTTATATACCAATTTTTGATGTTGAAATAACTACAAACGCATCGAAAGGATTTTATCCTGTTTTCTTATTTAAACCTGATAAAACTGGAGTTTTTTTCTCTTTAGCTATAGGAACAGGCAATTTTACTTCTTCAAGTAAACTTTCTCCAAATGATATTAATACATTAGAATATTTGACCAATGTTTTTAAAACTATTTTTTTATATTATTATCAATCACGAAATGATTTAAATTTTAATTTAGATAATTTTGATGATGTTGTAGATTTCAATGGGGAATATAATCACAGTGAAGAATATGAAGCTGGAACTATTTTTGCTAAAGAGTATACTGCTGAAGAATTATCTAGCAACGAAATAAGTGAAGAAGATTTAAATAATGATATTTTTGAAATGATGGCAATGTATAATTTTGCTAAAGAATACAAAATCTTTGATAGGGTTTTAGAAGTATATGACCATTTTCATCCGTTAGATTTAGCCCAAAGGGAACCGAATGGAGAAAATATTTTACTTTATGGAGTTCCAGGTTCTGGAAAAAGTTATGCTATTGAACAAGATTACTGTGATGATGATTCCAGAATGGAAAGAGTAATCTTCCATCCTGATTATACATATGGTGATTTTATAGGGCAAATTCTTCCTATCGTTTCTGATGGTAATGTTACATATGACTTTGTACCTGGTCCATTCACATCTATTTTGGAAAAAGCATTTAAAAATCCTAATGAAAGTTTTTATTTAATAATTGAAGAATTAAATAGGGGTAATGCACCAGCTATTTTTGGTGATGTTTTTCAATTATTGGATAGAATGGAATCTTATAAAGATGGGTTTAAAAAGGGCACCAGTGAATATGCAATAACTAATTCAAATATAGCATATAAAGTATACGATAATAAAAATCATAAAGTTAGGATTCCCTCTAATTTAAATATTATTGCAACTATGAATACATCAGACCAGAATGTATTTACTTTAGATACAGCTTTCCAAAGACGTTGGAAGATGCGTTTAATTGAAAATGATTTAGATGATAAAGAATTCGCAATACAAATACTGAACACAAATAAAAAGTGGAATGAATTTTGTAAGGGAATTAATAAATTTATTATAGAAATAAATTCTACTACTTTATCATCTGAAGATAAAAGATTAGGAGCATACTTTGTTAGGAAAGATGATTTGTTATTTGATAATGCAGTTAATGATGAAAATGCTACTGAAACACAAAAAGAGGATGCTCAATTACAAAATAACAAATTTGCTGAAAAAGTTTTAAAATATTTATGGGATGATGCTTTTAAATTTGATAGAGATAAAATATTTGATAAAGAAGAAGTTGAATTATTTACTTTAGAATATTTTGTTGAAAAATTCAGTGCACCTAAAAATGAAGATAGATTTTCTATTTTTACCAATGAAGCTCGTTCATATATTGGTCTAGCAGAAAAATCAAACCAGGAACAAGAACATGACCAGCAATAA
- a CDS encoding DNA cytosine methyltransferase, which produces MYNIIDLFCGAGGLSLGFELAGFNILAGFDIEPNFLDTYKNSHPNTKGFNVDLNNIDILSFLKNNNIDSKDIDVVIGGPPCQGFSTVGNRMIDDPRNNLVRIYADIVNEIKPKMFLMENVSGLASMKNGQGELIKDELIDIFDEIGYNVKSKVLLAADYGVPQFRKRIFFAGIKKNYNFIFKFPKSTHHDKKSLFSFFENSNSYLTVKDAVSDLPTIECNESAEKYDKEPENDYQKFCRKNSKKLFNHKAPNHSKVVIERIKNIPQGGNHGNLPDDLKLKRGYSNIYGKLDENKPADTITGNCGCASAPGRFLHPTSNRVITVREACRLQSFPDYVEFMGSSSQQYKQVGNAVPPLLAKAIAFEMKKSLSKFE; this is translated from the coding sequence ATGTATAATATCATTGATTTATTTTGTGGAGCAGGAGGTTTAAGTCTAGGTTTTGAATTGGCTGGTTTTAATATATTAGCAGGTTTTGATATAGAACCAAATTTTTTAGATACATATAAAAATTCTCATCCAAATACTAAAGGCTTTAATGTAGATTTAAATAATATCGATATTCTTTCTTTTTTAAAAAATAATAACATAGACTCTAAAGATATTGATGTTGTTATTGGGGGTCCACCTTGTCAAGGGTTCAGCACAGTTGGAAATAGGATGATTGATGATCCAAGAAATAATTTAGTTAGAATTTATGCAGATATTGTTAATGAAATTAAACCAAAAATGTTCTTAATGGAAAATGTTTCTGGCCTTGCTTCTATGAAAAACGGTCAAGGAGAATTAATTAAAGATGAATTAATTGATATTTTTGATGAAATTGGCTATAATGTAAAATCTAAAGTCTTGTTGGCTGCAGATTATGGAGTTCCCCAATTTAGAAAAAGAATTTTCTTCGCAGGAATTAAAAAAAATTACAATTTTATTTTTAAATTCCCTAAATCTACACATCATGATAAAAAATCTTTGTTTAGTTTTTTTGAAAACTCTAATTCATATTTAACAGTAAAAGATGCCGTTTCTGATTTACCTACTATTGAATGTAACGAATCTGCAGAAAAATACGATAAAGAGCCTGAAAATGATTATCAAAAATTTTGTAGAAAAAACAGTAAAAAATTGTTTAATCATAAAGCACCAAATCATTCAAAAGTAGTTATTGAAAGGATAAAAAATATTCCTCAGGGCGGAAATCATGGAAATTTGCCGGATGATTTAAAACTCAAAAGAGGTTATTCAAATATTTATGGAAAATTAGATGAAAATAAACCTGCAGATACCATTACAGGTAATTGTGGTTGTGCTAGTGCCCCAGGAAGATTTTTACACCCTACATCTAATAGGGTCATCACAGTCAGAGAAGCTTGTAGATTGCAATCTTTTCCAGATTATGTTGAATTCATGGGTTCAAGTAGTCAACAATATAAACAAGTAGGGAATGCTGTACCACCCTTACTAGCAAAAGCCATTGCTTTTGAAATGAAAAAATCTTTGTCAAAATTCGAATAA
- a CDS encoding helicase-related protein, translating into MLKLIGKHDNFLRYKETHTPSRTIFVGNLEEASSIDVNDSKSGSSNSLSVRFLLNDLNDKIDLNLSLSVFYRVYPTFEEQEKYIKINYEDTDNVNQFKMGNIWKRKDIPLNLISFDKDEIFTVELKDYIQDILESDELYLNSEDIPADIAKDEDKYNSFIKELPKKDNSFLNWTVEISLKTQKFTQDKKELVLCTISLVNKSESPDINFKLYESNIFAPSLDINLNNNTPVPFKYKYTHEGYAKIYEEYLRCVNCQGKLKNNHITTSAYSSYDQPKVTPKNQIEGADIRFETLSTEEGLNELTKIYELMNEHLNDCETKEPDEEYSEQISNFRKMQDSFYKGINLLKNNPKSLKAFLLMNKAFKLNSEEKGYDSWRLFQIVFIVSELVDVVEKSFSKDTCSLLHVMTGGGKSEAYFGLVIFSAFYDRITGKTFGVTAFTKFPLRMLSIQQLQRIANIFIWAEEIRKNENLGGEPFSIAYYVGSTDDEFPDYNYKVLKIIEKNANDGLDTPGKIIDTCPICKDHPPVFLEMDPDNKTIIHKCSECGREYRLYFSDDEIYRMIPTFIVSTVDKLASVAQNRRFKNLFGGKLDICPNGHGFNSRNDICFYKDKNSNQCKEKGNPVQIDFNTGPSLMIQDELHLIREGFGTIDSHFESMFEALEQELGGFSFKRVAMTATVAGARNQIKQLYDKETVIFPPKLINSKGEDFFFNYEKYDDKKPIIQRRILGIKPNHSVISPLTAILRYSAQFFKYLDENLEEFAEKYEFDLEDLIVIKEYYKQILTYHKKKSATQIVSYFAESFINGREDSYNIEARPLTGENNLEYIKETIDLVENYYKNPNNSNRLLSINATSIVSHGVDVDKWNFMVFDGMPNNTSEYIQALSRAGRKKFGVIFLTFVPHRTRDLSFYHNFNEYHEILNDKVENVALSRWTKLGFDQTFTSVFLGAILNYMSDICEKPIYLVKDVRKLFINDYENINNAKREDINQELLQLLTDFLHKSYITDYEVTGSKYFRESIKREAEDRILALANYGISRDNSTFLNKALKNNDNKNYNTQMGMRGIQDIIILKPGNGESTFRNNWR; encoded by the coding sequence ATGTTAAAATTAATAGGCAAACATGACAATTTTTTAAGATATAAGGAAACTCATACTCCTTCTAGAACTATTTTTGTTGGGAATTTAGAAGAAGCTAGCAGTATTGATGTGAATGACTCCAAATCAGGATCTTCAAACTCATTATCTGTAAGATTTCTATTAAATGATTTAAATGATAAAATTGACTTAAATTTATCATTATCTGTTTTTTATAGAGTATATCCTACTTTTGAAGAGCAAGAAAAATACATCAAAATAAATTATGAAGATACTGATAATGTTAATCAGTTTAAGATGGGTAATATTTGGAAAAGAAAAGATATTCCACTGAATCTTATAAGCTTTGATAAGGATGAAATTTTTACAGTTGAATTGAAGGATTATATTCAAGATATTTTAGAATCAGATGAATTATATTTAAATTCTGAAGACATACCTGCAGATATTGCTAAAGATGAAGATAAATATAATTCATTTATAAAAGAATTACCTAAAAAAGATAACTCTTTTCTTAATTGGACTGTGGAAATCTCATTAAAAACTCAAAAATTCACTCAAGATAAAAAGGAGCTAGTATTATGTACTATTTCATTAGTAAATAAGTCTGAAAGTCCGGATATTAATTTTAAACTTTACGAAAGTAATATTTTTGCTCCAAGTTTAGATATTAACCTTAATAACAATACTCCAGTTCCTTTTAAATATAAGTATACTCATGAAGGATATGCAAAAATATATGAAGAATATTTAAGATGTGTAAACTGCCAAGGAAAATTAAAAAATAACCATATAACAACAAGTGCTTACTCTTCATATGACCAACCAAAAGTTACCCCAAAAAACCAGATAGAAGGGGCAGATATTAGATTTGAAACATTATCTACTGAAGAAGGATTAAATGAATTAACTAAAATTTATGAATTAATGAATGAACACCTCAATGATTGTGAAACTAAAGAACCCGATGAAGAATATTCTGAACAGATTTCTAATTTTAGGAAGATGCAAGATAGTTTTTACAAAGGGATAAATCTATTAAAAAATAATCCAAAGTCTTTAAAAGCATTTTTATTAATGAATAAAGCATTTAAATTAAATTCTGAAGAAAAAGGATATGATTCCTGGAGATTATTCCAGATAGTTTTCATTGTTTCAGAATTAGTTGATGTGGTTGAAAAATCGTTTTCTAAAGATACCTGTTCATTATTGCATGTTATGACTGGTGGAGGTAAATCCGAAGCATACTTTGGATTAGTCATATTCTCAGCATTTTATGATAGGATTACCGGAAAAACATTTGGCGTGACAGCATTTACTAAATTCCCATTAAGAATGTTATCCATTCAACAGTTACAGAGAATTGCCAATATATTTATTTGGGCAGAAGAAATAAGAAAAAATGAAAATTTAGGAGGCGAACCATTTTCCATAGCCTATTATGTCGGTTCTACTGATGATGAATTCCCTGATTATAACTATAAAGTCCTTAAAATTATTGAAAAAAATGCAAATGATGGTTTAGATACACCAGGAAAAATTATTGATACTTGTCCAATTTGTAAAGATCATCCTCCCGTATTTTTAGAAATGGACCCTGATAATAAAACAATTATCCATAAATGTAGTGAATGTGGACGAGAGTATCGCTTGTATTTTAGTGATGATGAGATATATCGTATGATTCCCACATTTATTGTTTCTACTGTTGATAAACTTGCATCTGTGGCCCAAAATAGAAGATTTAAAAATTTATTCGGAGGCAAGTTGGATATTTGTCCAAACGGCCATGGATTTAATTCAAGAAATGACATATGTTTCTACAAAGATAAGAATTCAAACCAATGCAAAGAAAAAGGAAATCCGGTTCAAATTGACTTTAATACAGGACCTAGTTTGATGATACAGGATGAACTTCACCTTATTCGTGAAGGATTTGGTACTATTGATTCTCATTTTGAATCCATGTTTGAAGCTTTAGAACAAGAACTAGGGGGATTTTCATTTAAAAGAGTAGCAATGACCGCTACTGTTGCAGGTGCTAGAAATCAGATAAAACAATTGTATGATAAAGAAACAGTAATTTTCCCACCAAAATTAATAAATTCCAAGGGAGAAGACTTCTTTTTTAACTATGAAAAATATGATGATAAAAAACCAATAATTCAAAGAAGAATACTTGGAATCAAACCAAATCATTCTGTAATTTCACCTTTAACTGCAATATTAAGATATTCTGCACAATTTTTTAAATATTTGGATGAAAATTTAGAAGAATTTGCTGAAAAATATGAATTTGACTTAGAAGATTTAATCGTGATAAAAGAATATTATAAACAGATTTTAACTTATCACAAAAAGAAATCTGCAACACAAATTGTTAGTTATTTTGCAGAGAGCTTTATTAATGGCCGTGAAGATTCTTATAATATTGAAGCCAGACCATTAACAGGAGAAAATAATTTAGAATATATCAAGGAAACAATAGATTTGGTTGAAAACTATTACAAAAATCCAAATAATAGTAACCGGTTGCTCTCCATAAATGCTACAAGCATTGTGTCACATGGAGTGGATGTCGATAAATGGAATTTCATGGTATTCGATGGAATGCCTAATAATACCTCAGAATATATTCAAGCCTTAAGTCGTGCTGGACGTAAAAAATTTGGAGTTATCTTCTTAACATTTGTACCTCACAGAACTAGAGATCTAAGTTTTTACCATAATTTTAATGAATATCATGAAATATTGAATGATAAGGTTGAAAATGTTGCACTTTCAAGATGGACCAAATTGGGATTCGATCAAACATTTACTAGTGTATTCTTAGGGGCAATATTAAATTATATGTCTGATATATGTGAAAAACCGATTTATTTAGTCAAAGATGTTCGAAAACTTTTCATTAATGACTATGAAAATATTAATAATGCTAAAAGAGAGGATATCAATCAGGAATTACTTCAATTATTGACTGATTTCTTGCATAAATCATATATAACTGATTATGAAGTTACAGGTTCTAAATATTTCCGCGAGAGCATTAAAAGAGAAGCTGAGGATAGAATATTAGCTTTAGCAAATTATGGAATTTCCAGGGATAATTCTACATTCTTAAATAAAGCCTTGAAGAATAATGATAATAAGAATTATAATACCCAAATGGGTATGAGAGGCATTCAAGACATAATAATTTTAAAACCTGGAAATGGTGAAAGTACATTTAGGAATAATTGGAGGTGA